One window of the Psilocybe cubensis strain MGC-MH-2018 chromosome 12, whole genome shotgun sequence genome contains the following:
- a CDS encoding DnaJ-like protein 1, protein MNTTTYPILPSRPIHPHISTTCTNARCNVPLEFPVPNPLPRPGTLLQIRCFACQNVLSHAFYPGQVPSSSVTYQQSNRSTPNSQSSTGASGSQQQQQQQRKGRKIGTQDRPLETGYYDILGVPVTATTDDIKKAYRRAAIKHHPDKNPDDPHAEERFKEIAIAYQTLSDDALRRKYNEFGPKETAPEGGYVDPEEVFGAMFGGERFVPIIGNISLARDMKTALQEAEDTDADEEQSHASRPKDAKGRAILSPEEKARKEEKDRIKAEKDKQKAAEKAAARAERVNKLVENMERKLSIFTESASGPDDPDVSNSWRTICQLEAEDLKNESYGVELLQTIGFVYVAKAKHHLATNQTFLGVGGWLHNVQGKYHVFSETVSTLRSAIELKSVFDQIQAAEKAGNLSPEERKKLEEQAAEKGIQALFKGTKLEVESILRETCERVLTDPTISREKAQLRAVALQMLGEAYMSVKKDDNGANVGDDADYVKVDTKSSRAREAKR, encoded by the exons ATGAACACTACTACCTATCCAATACTTCCGTCACGACCCATTCACCCACATATTTCAACAACTTGTACCAACGCAAGATGTAATGTGCCATTAGAATTTCCGGTGCCGAACCCGCTGCCCCGCCCAGGCACTCTGCTGCAGATACGATGTTTTGCATGCCAGAATGTGCTCTCGCATGCCTTTTATCCGGGTCAAGTACCCTCCTCATCGGTCACGTATCAGCAAAGCAATAGATCGACCCCCAACTCGCAAAGTTCGACGGGTGCTAGTGgttcgcagcagcagcagcagcagcagaggaAAGGGAGGAAGATCGGTACACAGGACAGGCCGCTGGAGACAGGATACTATGATATCCTAGGTGTACCTGTGACTGCGACCACGGATGATATTAAAAAAGCCTACA GACGAGCTGCAATCAAACACCATCCAGACAAGAATCCAGACGATCCTCATGCTGAAGAGCGGTTCAAGGAAATTGCTATTGCCTATCAGACCCTCTCAGACGATGCTCTGCGCCGCAAGTACAACGAATTTGGGCCCAAGGAAACTGCTCCTGAGGGCGGCTACGTCGATCCAGAGGAAGTCTTTGGGGCCATGTTCGGTGGAGAGCGCTTTGTACCTATCATTGGCAACATCAGTTTGGCCCGCGATATGAAAACCGCTTTGCAAGAAGCCGAAGACACAGACGCTGATGAGGAGCAGTCACATGCCTCCAGGCCGAAGGACGCGAAGGGTAGAGCGATACTCAGTCCAGAAGAGAAGGCCaggaaggaggaaaaggacAGGATCAAAGCAGAGAAAGATAAACAGAAAGCTGCAGAG AAAGCAGCTGCACGAGCAGAAAGAGTCAACAAGCTCGTCGAGAACATGGAGCGCAAGCTCAGTATATTCACCGAATCGGCGTCAGGACCAGACGATCCAGACGTATCAAACAGCTGGCGGACCATATGTCAGCTAGAAGCCGA AGACCTGAAGAACGAATCGTATGGCGTTGAACTTTTACAAACCATCGGGTTCGTGTACGTAGCCAAGGCGAAGCATCATCTGGCGACAAATCAGACATTCCTCGGCGTTGGAGGGTGGCTACACAACGTGCAAGGCAAATACCATGTATTTAGCGAGAC CGTCTCAACCCTCCGTTCAGCAATTGAGCTCAAGAGCGTGTTCGATCAGATCCAAGCAGCTGAAAAGGCGGGGAATTTGAGCCCagaggagagaaagaaacTCGAGGAGCAAGCAGCGGAGAAGGGTATTCAAGCGCTGTTCAAAGGAACCAAGCTAGAAGTCGAGTCGATTCTGCGCGAGACATGCGAACGAGTGTTGACCGACCCTACCATTTCCCGGGAAAAGGCGCAATTACGAGCGGTGGCGCTCCAGATGCTCGGGGAGGCGTACATGAGCGTGAAGAAGGATGATAATGGCGCGAACGTCGGAGACGACGCGGACTATGTCAAAGTCGACACGAAGAGCAGCAGAGCTCGCGAGGCGAAAAGATAG